One Rhizobiales bacterium GAS188 DNA window includes the following coding sequences:
- a CDS encoding beta-aspartyl-peptidase (threonine type) (manually curated), whose amino-acid sequence MRYSLAIHGGAGVRRREAMTAEAAAEFRAGLRTALLAGYRVLQSGSPALDAVTAAVMALEDDPQFNAARGAVYTSAGTHEMDAAVMEGSTRAAGAVAGIAGPRNPVLAARAVMERSEHVLLIGEGAISFCREQGVAFEDPTYFHTEWRWKALQEELERRRLTAEDTRDDAARHGTVGAVARDAAGKLAAATSTGGMTGKAPGRVGDTAVLGAGTWADENCAISATGHGEFFMRYAAAHDIASRVRIGGESLATAAEQVVAALGALGGSGGLIAVDAAGEVALPFNGSGMYRGLIGVDGVALTGIYREPLVAQP is encoded by the coding sequence ATGAGATATTCATTGGCTATTCACGGCGGCGCCGGGGTGCGGCGGCGAGAGGCTATGACTGCCGAGGCCGCGGCCGAATTCCGTGCCGGGCTGCGCACGGCGTTGCTGGCGGGATACCGCGTGCTGCAATCCGGGAGCCCGGCGCTGGATGCGGTGACGGCCGCCGTGATGGCGCTGGAGGATGATCCACAATTCAATGCCGCGCGGGGCGCCGTCTATACCTCGGCCGGCACGCACGAGATGGATGCGGCAGTGATGGAAGGGAGCACGCGCGCCGCCGGCGCGGTCGCCGGCATCGCGGGGCCGCGCAATCCGGTGCTTGCAGCCCGGGCGGTGATGGAGCGCTCCGAGCATGTGCTGTTGATCGGCGAGGGGGCGATAAGCTTTTGCCGGGAGCAGGGGGTCGCCTTCGAGGATCCGACCTATTTCCACACCGAGTGGCGCTGGAAGGCTCTGCAGGAGGAGCTGGAGCGGCGGCGGCTGACGGCCGAGGACACACGCGACGACGCGGCCAGGCACGGGACGGTCGGGGCGGTGGCGCGGGACGCGGCGGGCAAACTCGCGGCCGCGACATCGACTGGCGGGATGACCGGCAAGGCACCCGGGCGGGTCGGGGATACCGCGGTGCTTGGGGCCGGCACCTGGGCGGACGAGAACTGCGCCATCTCGGCGACCGGGCATGGCGAGTTCTTCATGCGCTACGCGGCCGCCCATGATATCGCCAGCCGGGTGCGCATCGGCGGCGAGAGCTTGGCGACGGCGGCCGAGCAGGTGGTGGCCGCGCTCGGCGCGCTGGGCGGCTCGGGCGGCCTGATCGCCGTGGACGCAGCGGGCGAGGTGGCGTTGCCGTTCAACGGCAGCGGCATGTACAGAGGCCTGATCGGTGTCGACGGCGTGGCCCTAACCGGTATTTATCGCGAGCCGCTTGTGGCGCAGCCTTAG
- a CDS encoding glutathione transport system permease protein: MSEIAIRTVQISSPLGEFARRFRRKRIPLLAGIVLLLLILAAVLAPWIAPYDATTPDYDNVLSGPSLAHFAGTDVFGRDIFSRIIWGGRVSLTVGFVSVVLGCFTGITLGLVSGFVGGWVDSVVMRFCDVLLAFPGILLAIAVVAVLGPGISNVVYAIAVFSMPVFARLVRGTTLALKQTVYVQAARSIGVRRLPLILHHILPGTLPGVIVYLTLRIGTSILTAAALSFIGLGAQPPSPEWGAMLSDGRSYLGVADHLTLFPGIAIFVTVLAFNLLGDGLRDALDQKLR; this comes from the coding sequence ATGAGCGAAATCGCGATCCGGACCGTCCAGATCAGCTCTCCGCTCGGCGAGTTCGCGCGGCGCTTCCGGCGCAAGCGCATTCCGCTGCTCGCGGGCATTGTGCTCCTGCTATTGATCCTGGCGGCCGTGCTGGCGCCGTGGATAGCGCCCTATGACGCGACGACCCCCGATTACGACAACGTGCTGTCGGGGCCCTCGCTCGCCCATTTCGCCGGCACCGACGTATTCGGGCGCGACATATTCAGCCGCATCATATGGGGCGGGCGAGTATCGCTGACGGTGGGATTCGTATCCGTGGTCCTGGGTTGCTTCACTGGCATAACGCTCGGCCTCGTGAGCGGCTTCGTCGGCGGCTGGGTGGACAGCGTCGTCATGCGCTTTTGCGATGTCCTGCTGGCCTTTCCCGGCATCCTCTTGGCGATCGCCGTGGTGGCGGTGCTCGGCCCGGGCATTTCGAACGTGGTCTACGCGATCGCGGTGTTCAGCATGCCCGTGTTCGCGCGGCTGGTGCGCGGCACGACGCTCGCGCTGAAGCAGACCGTCTATGTGCAGGCGGCGCGCAGCATCGGCGTGCGCCGCTTGCCGCTCATCCTCCATCATATCCTTCCGGGGACCTTGCCGGGCGTGATCGTCTATCTCACCTTGCGTATCGGCACCTCGATCCTGACCGCGGCGGCGCTGAGCTTCATCGGCCTGGGCGCCCAGCCGCCGAGCCCCGAATGGGGCGCGATGCTCTCCGACGGGCGCAGCTATCTCGGCGTCGCTGATCATTTGACACTGTTTCCGGGCATAGCCATTTTCGTGACCGTGCTGGCGTTCAACCTGCTCGGCGACGGGCTGCGCGACGCGCTCGATCAGAAGCTACGTTGA